In Syntrophorhabdaceae bacterium, the following proteins share a genomic window:
- a CDS encoding TAXI family TRAP transporter solute-binding subunit → MRKALVLLVTLAIVFLGIQHADAQQKQRLTIATGGTGGVYYPYGGTLAEIINKKVPNVNATAEVTGASVENVRLIGKMDATFGLAMNDTVYQAYAGEGKFTGKKIDSLRTVIQMYPNLYHVVTLKKYPITKLTDIKGKKVSVGAPGSGTEYKTNLVLPVIGIKYADFKVYRLSFAENATQMKDGIIDVGIWSVAPPTSSIIDLATTHDIRFIPFSKEEVTKVEKAYPYYSEWVIPKNTYKGQTEDVLTIAVWNSVVCNKDLPDDLVYKITKAIFENKKMLVDTHKIAEFTTAKASATKSPIPVHPGALKYYKEIGVIK, encoded by the coding sequence ATGAGAAAAGCATTGGTTCTTTTAGTAACGTTGGCAATTGTCTTTCTCGGGATTCAGCATGCTGACGCACAGCAGAAACAGAGATTAACCATAGCCACTGGCGGTACCGGAGGGGTATATTATCCTTACGGTGGAACTCTCGCTGAGATCATCAACAAAAAGGTACCGAATGTCAATGCAACTGCAGAAGTCACCGGCGCCTCTGTGGAAAATGTGAGACTTATTGGGAAAATGGATGCCACCTTTGGTCTTGCCATGAATGATACCGTATATCAGGCATATGCCGGCGAAGGCAAGTTCACAGGAAAGAAGATCGACTCCCTCAGAACCGTCATACAGATGTATCCGAACCTCTACCATGTTGTTACATTGAAAAAATACCCGATCACCAAACTTACAGATATCAAGGGGAAAAAGGTATCTGTCGGTGCACCCGGCAGTGGTACAGAATATAAAACAAACTTAGTCCTGCCGGTAATCGGCATCAAATACGCCGATTTCAAGGTCTACCGCCTTTCCTTTGCTGAAAATGCTACACAGATGAAGGATGGTATAATCGATGTGGGTATCTGGTCTGTTGCTCCACCGACATCTTCAATCATTGACCTTGCAACGACACATGATATCCGTTTCATTCCCTTTAGCAAGGAAGAGGTAACGAAGGTCGAAAAGGCATATCCGTATTACTCGGAGTGGGTAATACCGAAGAATACGTACAAGGGGCAGACCGAAGACGTCCTCACAATAGCGGTCTGGAACTCTGTGGTTTGCAACAAGGATCTGCCGGATGATCTCGTATACAAGATCACAAAGGCAATCTTCGAAAACAAGAAGATGCTCGTTGATACACACAAAATAGCAGAATTTACAACAGCTAAAGCCTCGGCAACGAAAAGCCCTATCCCGGTCCATCCGGGGGCATTGAAGTATTATAAGGAGATAGGGGTTATTAAGTAG